The DNA region TTGGTGTCCCAGACGGAGTCGTACTCGAGCGACAGGTAGTCGAGGTACCCGTCCATGTCCTCCACCACACCGTCCTCTCCAAAGAACGCCGCCGCTCCGGCGTCCTTGGCCCCCTCACcctcgcccccgccgccgacCCTCGCCACGCCGGCGCGCCGGCCCCTACTCCTGCCGCGGAGCTGCAGCCGCGTACCGGCGACGGCAGCGGACGACGGGGAGAAAGGGGAAGGCGAAGCCACGAGCATAGGCACGCTCGAGcgggccgcgccggcgccgcatGGGCAGGACGGCGGCGTGGACGGGAAGACTAGACAGAGCGCGCCCATTTCTCGGCCTCTGCTCGATGTACCTGAAAGCCGTCGCCCTCTGCTTCCGCCCGCGGCTGTCGATGCTGCGGTTATGGCCAGTGTTtgctttcattttttttttggcaaaaaTGGGCAGCGTATCATGCAATAATTAAAAGCGGCTGGTTTTCTTACGAGGCCCACGAGCACCTCGTAGTTTCGGCCCCGAATAGTAGGCCTTGCTGTAAACGGGGCGGAGATGGGCCTTTAGAAATGGACGGAAGTCCTCACATCGGCCTACTTTCCCTAtatgaaaaaaagaaagaaaagactGATAGGAGGCAAATGAGGAACAGTATGCCGAACATGCTGATCACGCATGGTTGCCCATCCAACTATGAAATGAATTCGGAATTGGACACTGTACGTCCGTACCATATACAATTAAAAATCACCAGCACACACGTGCATGTACACTCAGCTCAGGTAGCGGTCCTTATCCTCATCCACCTTACAACCTTCGCATGCGTGGCAAAGCGAGCGTAAAAGATAAACAGGACCATCGCACCAATGCGCCATGCTACATGCGGACACAAGGTGACATGCATGTACACTCAGCTCCCTAATCCTTTGCGAACTGCTATAGTTTCCCATCAAGCCGGGCCGGCTCACGACCCGACCTTTTGACCCGGCACGGACCTCATGCCGTGCTTGAGCCGACGTCTCGGTGTGTGGGTCA from Panicum hallii strain FIL2 chromosome 9, PHallii_v3.1, whole genome shotgun sequence includes:
- the LOC112878350 gene encoding uncharacterized protein LOC112878350; amino-acid sequence: MGALCLVFPSTPPSCPCGAGAARSSVPMLVASPSPFSPSSAAVAGTRLQLRGRSRGRRAGVARVGGGGEGEGAKDAGAAAFFGEDGVVEDMDGYLDYLSLEYDSVWDTKPAWCQPWTILLTGTAVVACSWVLQSVIVTAGVSFIICAWWYIFLYSYPKAYTEMIADRRRKVASGAEDTYGMEKIQ